TGTATCTCAAACCAGACCTTCTACGCATACCAATAAATTTTATATTGGTGGGTATTACTCCGGTAGAAGCTTTACCGGAGATATTACTGAGGTCATCATATTCAACACAGATCTTAGTGACGTAGAAAAGATCATATTAGATAATTACCTTTCTGCAAAGTACGCTATTGCTCTTTCAGCTAACGATTATTATACACAGGATAATTCCGGATCAGGAAACTTCGATCATCATGTAGCTGGTATTGGTCGTGCAGCTGATGGATCACTTCATAACAATTCTCAAGGTACCGGAATCGTTAAAATCAACAATCCTTCTGATCTCAACTTTGATGAATTCCTTTTCTGGGGTGAAAACACGCTAAACTCTTCTTATGGATTCTCTACTTCTTCGGATTACACCGAAAGACAATCCAGCACCTGGAGAGTCAGTAAAAGAAATGACCTCGGTACAGTCTCTGTTTCTGTGGCTGCTACCGATCTCGATCTTACTGGAAAACAAAGCTGCGCCAATCTTTACCTTGTCGTAAGTAGCTCTTCTTCGTTCGCTTCAAAAACTTCCTATCCTATGACTTTAAGTTCTGGGGTTTATACCGCTGATAATGTTTCTTTCAATGATAACGACTACTTCACCTTCGAATACATCGATCAAATCGTTGTCGATAACTCTCAGTTCTACAATGGTGCTGGTACTTCCAGTGTACCTAACATTACCAATGCCTGTTATAAACTTCTTGTAAAAAGTTCTGCTACCGGTGCTCTTCCTATCTCAGAAAACGCTGAAGTTAGAGAAATCGAAGTAGAAGCTGGTGGAATACTTACCATCAACTCCGGTATCTATCTTTCTTTAGCTGGAGATATCGTAAATAATGGTACCATTAACATCGAAGAAGAATCTTCCTTGATTCAAACTGGTGCTGGAACCGATAACAACTCCGGTGCAGGAGTCTATAATGTTAAACGTACGGGTAATAATTCTCCATACATCTTCAACATTTGGTCCTCGCCTATCCAATCTGCTTCTTTGACTTCCGTCTTCTCTTCTGCTAATCCTTGTGACATCTTTGTATTTGACAAAGACCTACAAGCATGGAAATATGATTTTGCAGCCGGATATTCTACTACTTGTAATGGAAACAGTGTCACCTTCGGTGCTTCTCATGTAATCTCCGGAGGGGATGGAATCATGGATGTTACTGGCGGATACTTTGTCCCTGGTGATCCAACTGCACTGAAAACTTACAACGGAACTATTAACAACGGAACACTTAATAAAGCTATCTCTACAACAACTTTAGGTAATCCGGGAGGAACTGACTGGGCAGATGATGACTGGAACCTACTTGGTAATCCTTATCCTTCTGCTTTAAGTGCCACCGCTTTCTGGAATGAAAATGCTGTGAGCAACTCCAGAATCACTGATGCATTATACTTCTGGGATGAAGCTGATACCACTGGGGGATATAATCAAAACTCTGATTATGCTTCATGGAACCTCTCAGGTGGAGTTAACTCTGGTAACTCTGCGAAAGAACCTTCCGGGAACATTGCCAGTGGACAAGGGTTTTGGGTCGTTGCCAATGCCAATACAAATGTAGTATTCAATAACAGCATGAGAACTTACAACAACTCTCAGTTCTTTAAAACACAGCAACAGATCAACCAACACAATGCTTGGATTAGTTTTACTTCTCCTTCAAAATATCAGAACAACATTCTGGTAGGATACAATCAAACCACTACTGATGCTGAAGATTTGGGTTATGATGCACACAAACTGGTGGGGAACTCTCATGTAAGATTTGCGTCTTACATCGGCACTGATGAATATGTCATTCAATCTGTCGCTCCTCTAAGTATTGGA
This genomic interval from bacterium SCSIO 12643 contains the following:
- a CDS encoding T9SS type A sorting domain-containing protein; protein product: MNTTTSFKLIAFFLAIFPALSFSQTVLVSESFNGSSLPSGWTNNDHAGTGDDWQFNDPGSRNISAGNFSGNYAILDSDEYGTSSSQNASLITPSFDASPYSTITLTFDHQYRDYDGPEFCKVQVYNGSSWSTIVTYDIGDENYSGADFVTLDITSAVNASSNAKVRFRYKGSYDWWWAIDNVTITGTEPAIVASPKGPGGIGSDDGTSGLVAWYTPNGLRNSSNSLPSDGQSVSTWVDESGNNKTIYNSGSATYQSGASDLINGNAKLSASSLNRQFVTSSNITAKTLIAVNDPKSRSYFEAVAGFNGDKGIRRPSSTDNIWQYPGGGNGTNNDTWSTDAGESYINGGTTNAGSHGNSLHFVSQTRPSTHTNKFYIGGYYSGRSFTGDITEVIIFNTDLSDVEKIILDNYLSAKYAIALSANDYYTQDNSGSGNFDHHVAGIGRAADGSLHNNSQGTGIVKINNPSDLNFDEFLFWGENTLNSSYGFSTSSDYTERQSSTWRVSKRNDLGTVSVSVAATDLDLTGKQSCANLYLVVSSSSSFASKTSYPMTLSSGVYTADNVSFNDNDYFTFEYIDQIVVDNSQFYNGAGTSSVPNITNACYKLLVKSSATGALPISENAEVREIEVEAGGILTINSGIYLSLAGDIVNNGTINIEEESSLIQTGAGTDNNSGAGVYNVKRTGNNSPYIFNIWSSPIQSASLTSVFSSANPCDIFVFDKDLQAWKYDFAAGYSTTCNGNSVTFGASHVISGGDGIMDVTGGYFVPGDPTALKTYNGTINNGTLNKAISTTTLGNPGGTDWADDDWNLLGNPYPSALSATAFWNENAVSNSRITDALYFWDEADTTGGYNQNSDYASWNLSGGVNSGNSAKEPSGNIASGQGFWVVANANTNVVFNNSMRTYNNSQFFKTQQQINQHNAWISFTSPSKYQNNILVGYNQTTTDAEDLGYDAHKLVGNSHVRFASYIGTDEYVIQSVAPLSIGDSKVIPLVVFSDEYGTHQFEEYKRENLPNNFEIYIRDKFLGLDHNLANGPYNVDLNPNVEYKSRFELVFKYKMQQSGGGSGSKGGGTVTSVEKNIDPDFKVLQDQNTITISHPNGINGDVTIIDLTGKVLFQKQNVKSNNLQIQWHNFAAGSYFISIQNNNQRSFFKQIIKN